AGCCAACGCCGCCGGCATCCGGCTGGGCGGCGCGCCGGTCAGGTTTGAGCTTGTCGCCGAGGACGATCAGGCCGATCCCAAGATCGGCAACACGGTGGCGCAGAAGCTGGTGGATGCGAAGGTCGCCGGGGTGGTGGGCCACCTCAACTCCGGGACCACCATCCCTGCTTCGGCGATCTACAACCAGGCCGGCATTCCCATGATCTCCGGCTCGGCGACCAATCCGGCGCTCACGGAGCAGGGGTTCAAAAATGTCTTCCGCGTTGTCGGCCGTGATGACCAGCAGGGCCCGGCGGTGGCCAATTATCTGCTGGCCACGGTGAAACCCAAGGTCGCGGCGGTGATCGACGATGCCACCGCCTATGGCGAGGGCCTGGCCAACGAGGTGGAGAAAACCCTCAAGGCCGCCGGCGTGATGGTGCTGCCGCGGGAGAAGGGCACCGACAAGACGGTGGACTGGAAAGCGGTGCTGACCAAGATCAAGGGCAAGAAGCCCGATGTCGTCTTCTATGGCGGCATGGATGCCACCGCCGGGCCGCTCATCAAGCAGGCGCGGGAGCTAAAGATCGAGGCCACCTTCGGCTTCGGTGATGGCGCCTGCACCGACAAGATGGCGGAACTTGCGGGCCCTGCCGCCGAAGGGCTGATCTGCTCCCAGGCCGGCATCCCCGTGCAGGCGGCGGGCAAAAAGTTCCTCGACGCCTACAAGGCCCGCTTCAACATGGCCCCCATCCTCTATTCGCCCTTCACTTACGATGCCACGTGGCTGCTGATCGAGGCGATGAAGCAGGCCGATTCCCCCGATCCGGCCAAATACCTGCCGGTGCTTGCCGCCATCCGCTACGACGGCGCCTCCGGCCACATCGAATTCGACGAAAAAGGCGACCGCAAGGACGCCGAGATGACCATCTTCACCATGAAGGGCGGCAAGGTCACGCCACTGGCCATCATCAAAGGCGACAAGTCGCTGACCCTCGACGAATACGCTGTTAGGTCCGCCGCAAAATAAGACTCTTCGTCCGGGCGCTGCGGCACCGATCGGCTTTACCTTGGTGGAAACCCGGCGGTGCCGTGGCTGCGGCTCCTTTATAATACGCGGCCGTGGACATCCTCCTGCAACAGCTCATCAACGGCCTGACCACCGGCAGCGTCTATGCCATCGTCGCCCTGGGTTACACCATGGTCTATGGCGTGATCCAGTTGATCAATTTCGCCCATGGCGAGGTGGTGATGATCGGGGCCATGGTCGCCTTCACGGTGATCATGGCGCTCCTGGGTGCCAACCTGCCTCCCGCGTTCATCGTCGTTTGCGGCGTCATCGCCGCGATTCCTGTCTGCATGGCCATCGGCTATCTGCTGGAGCGCCTCGCTTACCGACCCCTGCGCCATGCACCCCGGCTCGCACCTTTGATCACCGCCATCGGCATGTCCATCATTCTGCAGCACATCGCGCTCCTCATCTGGGGACGCGATCCCCTCGCCTTTCCCCAGATCATTGAAAACACGAGCTTCACCCTGGGCGGGGCAGCGATCAGCACGGTGCAGATCATCATCATTCTCCTCGCCTGGGTGCTCATGGGCGGCCTCACCTGGTTCGTCTATCGCACGAAGTTCGGCGTGGCCATGCGCGCCACCGCGGAGGACGTGCGCATCGCCGCCCTGATGGGCATCGATGCCGACCGGGTGATCGCCGCCACCTTCGTCATCGGTGCGGCCTTGGGCGCGGTGGCGGGTGTGATGGTGGGGGCCTATTACGGCATCGCCCATTACACCATGGGCTTCACCCTGGGCCTCAAAGCGTTTTCCGCGGCCGTGCTGGGGGGTATCGGCAACCTCGCCGGGGCGATGCTGGGCGGGGTGCTCCTCGGCATCGTCGAGGCCCTCGGCACCGGTTACATCAGCGAGGTCTCCGATCTCTGCCGCTGGCCCCTCATCGGCCAGATGCTTTCCGAGCGCTGCAGCGCGGAGGGGCACCTGGTGCTCTTCGGCAGCAACTATCAGGATGTGTTTGCCTTCCTGGTGTTGATCCTCGTGCTCGTCTTCCGCCCCTCGGGGCTTTTGGGTGAACGCGTCGCGGAGCGCGCATGAAACGCCGCACCCTGGGCCTCATCCTGGTGGCCACGGCGCTCGTGCTGCTGCCGCTGGTATTGACCCAGATCGGCACCGCCTGGGTGCGCATCACCAACCTGGCCATCCTCTTCGTCTTCCTCGCCCTGGGGCTCAACATCGTCGTCGGCATGGCGGGGCTGCTCGATCTCGGCTATGTCGCCTTCTATGCGGTGGGCGCCTATACCTGGGCGCTGCTCGCCTCGCCGCACTTCGACCTGCATCTGCCCTTCTGGGTGATTCTGCCCTTAGGCGCCCTGTTTGCCTGTATCGCCGGCGCCCTGCTGGGCGCGCCGACTTTACGCCTGCGCGGCGATTATCTGGCGATCGTCACCCTAGGCTTTGGCGAGATCGTGCGCATCTTCATGAACAATCTCTCGGCGCCCTTCAACATCACCAATGGGCCGAAGGGGATCACGCGCATCGACGGGCTTAAGATCGGGGGACTGGATTTCCGCGCCACCGACCACTTTCTCGGCCTCGACTTCACCGGCCCGGTGAAGTATTACTACCTCCTCCTGCTGTTGCTGCTTGGTGTCATCATCGTCAATCTGCGCCTGCAGGATTCCCGCATCGGCCGCGCCTGGGTGGCGATCCGCGAGGACGAGATCGCTGCCAAGGCGGTGGGCATCAACACCCGCAACATCAAGCTGCTCGCCTTCGCCATGGGCGCCTCCTTCGGCGGCATTGCCGGCGGCATGTTCGCGGCCATCCAAGGCTTCATCAGTCCGGAAAGTTTCGTGCTCAACGAATCCATCATGATCCTGGCGATGGTGGTGCTGGGGGGCATGGGCAATGTCTGGGGCGTGATCGCCGGCGCGCTGCTGCTTTCCTTCGTCCCCGAGCTTTTGCGTTACTCGGTGGAGCCCCTGCAACGCGCGATGTTCGGCCGCATGCTGATCGATCCCGAAGTGCTGCGCATGCTGCTCTTTGGTATGGCCCTGGTGCTCACCATGCGGCTGCGACCGGCCGGCCTGTGGCCGGAAGCGCGCCACCGGCGGGAGATGAGCGGGGCGGATCGATGAGCGTGCTCCTTGAGGCGCGCCATGTCAGCAAGCGTTTCGGCGGCGTGCAGGCGCTCAAGGACATTTCGCTCACCATCCGCCGCGGTGAAATCTATGGCCTGATCGGCCCCAACGGCGCCGGCAAGACTACCTTCTTCAACGTGCTCACCGGTCTTTATCCGCTCGATGCCGGGGAGGTGCGCTTCGATGGCCGGCCGCTTAACCTGTCCAGCCCGCACCGCGTCGCTGCCGCTGGCATCGCCCGCACCTTCCAGAACATCCGCCTCTTCGGCAACATGACGGCGCTGGAAAACGTGATGGTGGGCCGGCATCTGCGCACCCGTGCCGGCGTCTTCGGTGCCATCCTGCGCACCCGGGCGCAGCGGGAGGAGGAGCGCGCCATCCGCCGCCGCGCGGAGGAACTTTTGCACTACGTGGATCTTGGCCACCGCGCCCATGACCTCGCCCGGCATCTTTCCTACGGCGAGCAGCGCCGCCTGGAAATCGCCCGGGCGCTCGCCACGGAACCGAAACTCCTCGCCCTCGACGAACCCGCCGCCGGTATGAACGCCACCGAGACGGCAGCCCTGCGGGAGTTGATCGCCGGCCTGCGCGAGGATGGCGTGACCGTGCTGTTGATCGAGCACGACGTGAAACTGGTGATGGGGCTTTGCGATCGTGTCGCCGTGCTCGACTACGGTGAAAAAATCGCCGAGGACGTGCCCGCCGTGGTGCAGAAGGATCCCAAGGTCATCGCCGCCTACCTCGGGGGCGCGGCATGAGTGCGCTTCTGACCGTGACCAATCTCGCCGTCCACTACGGCGGCATCGCTGCCGTCAAGGGCGTCTCCTTCGCCGTCGAGGAAGGGGAGATGGTCTGTCTGATCGGGGCGAATGGCGCGGGCAAGACCTCGACCCTGAAGGCGCTTGCGCGCATGATCCCCAGCGAGGGGGAAATCCACTATCGCCACACCCGCCTCGACAGGCTGCCCGCCCACGCCCTGATCCGGCTGGGGCTTGCCCTGGTGCCGGAAGGCCGCGGTGTGTTCAGTCGCCTGACCGTCGCCGAGAACCTGCTGATGGGCGCCTATCATCGCGACGACCAGGCAGGGATCGCCGCCGACCTCGAACATGTCTATGCGCTGCTGCCGCGGCTTGCCGAACGGCGCCGCCAGCTTGCCGGCACGCTTTCCGGCGGCGAGCAGCAGATGCTGGCCATCGGCCGCGCCCTGATGGGGCGGCCCAGGCTACTGCTCCTCGACGAACCGTCGATGGGGCTTGCACCCATGATGGTGGAGAAAGTCTTCGAGGTGATCCGCACCATCGCCGCCGAAGGGGTGACCATTCTCCTCGTGGAACAGAACGCCTGGCTTGCCCTCCACACCTGTGGCCGCGGCTATGTCATGGAAAGCGGCCGCATCACCCTGGCCGATAGCGCGCAAAACCTCCTCGCCGACCCCCGCGTGCGCGCGGCGTATCTGGGCGAGTGACATCCGCCCGACCGTCTCCTGCCTTGAAGCCGGCCGGCGTTTTCTCACCGATGCGGGTCTGACCGCCATTCCGGTGGTGGATGACGGCCGCCGGCCCATTGGTCTCATCGCCCGCCAGCGTTTCCTCGAGGATTTTTCCCGGCCCTACCGCCATGAACTGTTCGGCCGGCGCTCCTGCGGCCATTACGTGGCGAAAGGCCGCATCGTCGCGGCACAGACCACGATCCACGAACTGACGCGCTACTTCCAGACTCTGGACCTCACGGAACTGGGCTGCCCTTTCGTCATCGTCGACGACGGGGGACGTTATGTGGGGATGGGGACGGCCAGGCTCTCCTGCGCACCCTCGTCGAGGTGCAGCTCGAGGCGGCGCGTTATGCCAACCCCCTGACGGGCCTGCCGGGTAGCGTGCCCATTAACGACCGCATCGAGCAGTACCTCGCGCGTTCCCTGCCTTTCGTCGTCGGCTACGTGGATATCAGTCACTTCAAGGCTTACAACGACGTGTACGGGTTTGTCGAAGGGGACGAAATGATCCGGATGGTGGCGGAGCTCCTGCGGCGGCACACCCACCATCCCGATGACTTCGTCGGACACATCGGGGGTGATGATTTCATCGTGCTGTGGGCCGACCCAGACTGGGAAAAACGGGTCGCGGCTCTGTTTGGCAGCTTCGCCACTGCTCTGCCGGCGTTCTATCGGCCCGCTGATTGGCAGCAGGGGGGCATCAACGCCGAGGACCGACAGGGCAACCGCGTCTTCCATCCCGTCTCGGCCCTGACCATCGGTGCCGTGCGGGTGCTGCCGGGGATGTACGATTCCCACCGCTCGGTGGCCGCGGCGGCCACCGAGGCGAAGAAAATGGCCAAAAAGTTGAGCCAGCGCCAGGCCGCCCAAGGCATTCTCCCCGCCAATGTGCTCTTCGTCGAGCGCAGACGCCCAGAGAAAAGGAGCTGAGGTGGGACAGGAGGCGGCCAAAGGCCCCGCGCCCCCGTGGCGAAGGGACGTCCCCACAAAGCAAAACCCCGGGCCGCAGGTGTGCGGCCACGGGGTTTGCGGAAAATGGTGGCGGCGTCCCTCAAACAAATTCGCCAAGGCATTGATTTTGGCGCTGTCGTGAGCACTGGATTTTCAATCTACCCCCAAATCTACCCCTAAATTTTCTCGGTAGGCGCGCTCGATCACGATGGCCCCGCCGCCAGCCGGGCGGCCTCCAGCCGCGCGATGGCCTCGTCCCGCCGGCTCTTGCTGCGCAGCGCAGCGGGCCCAAGGCGTAGGATGTCGCCACGCTAAACGAACCGCCGGTTTGTTCAGTGTTACCCTCGGTGTTACCCGGCATGGGTCAATAGCGCTCGCTATACCTTGGGCGCAAAAAGGTTTGTTCAGTGTTGCCCTCGGTGTTACCCGGCATGGGGCCTTCGGTGTCCATGAGCGGCGCGCGATCATCGCCGAAGGCCTCGGCAAAACGGGCGTCGGCTTCCTCGGCGAACTGGCTTTCCAGTTCCGCGCCCTGCCCAAGCAATGGCCTCGATGGATCGAACCGCCCTTCCTCCCAAGCCCGGCGCAGCCAGCCCTCCACGGCGGCCACGACTTCGCCGCCGCTTAGTGCAGAAAGGGCTGCGCGCTCCGCGTCCAAGTGGCCAAGCAGCGCCTTTTGCTGCGCCAGCAGCTCGGCAGCCGCGCCCTCGTGAAAGGCGGCATCCTCCAGCGCAGATTGAAGCTTGGCCTCCAGCTCGGCAGCCGCGCCCTCGTGAAAGGCGGCATCCTCCAGCGCAGATTGAAGCTTGGCCTCCAGCTCGGCAACGCGATGGTGCAGGGCGCTCAGCTCCCCAATCAAAGGCGCAAGCACTTTAGCCCGCACCCTGGCCGGGTCGGAGTGGCGGAGCAGCTGCGCAACGGCCACCCGTGGATCAAGGCGCCCATCGGCTCCAATGGTGATTTTGCCGCTCTTCACCCACGTGGTGACCGCCTGGCGGCTCGTGCCCATCATCCGCGCGAACTGCGCGCGCGTCACGCGCAGGCCAGATCGAAGCTCGGCGTGGTCGAGTCCAAGGGGCGAAAGCGGGGTTTTGTCACCGTCAAGCCTAGTCGTCATGGCGTAACCCAGTCTGTTGAGGATGTTTCGAGTCGCTACACTCCCGGCCGTCTGCGGTTCGCATTACCCGCGTGGGGAAAGAGTAGGAAGGACCCGCGCGGCCTCGGAATCACGTGTTGGCACTTTGGGCATGTCGGGCACTCCATAGGGCAATCAGGATGGCGTCGGCGCGGTCATGGCGGGCGGCCTTGCCGTCAAGGAAGGGCCGGGCCAATGGACACAGGCGCAAAGCGGCGGCGATGCTGGCCTCCTTGGATACGCCGGCGGGCAGGCCGGCCAACCGCCGCCACGTGATGGGGTGCACGCGATCAAGGGGGATACCGGATGCCAACACCACGGCTTCCAGTGCGCCAAGATTGCGGCCAAAGGTGAAAGCGCTCACCTTGCTATCGGTCGGTCTCGCATGCACGGCCTCAATGGCGGCGCGGGCGATGGGGTGGTGTTTGAGCAGGGCGGCCAGCCGCGCGGCGTCGATACTCTTACGGCGCGGGCCTTCATCAAGGATGGGCAGGTCGGCCACGTCGATCACCTCGCCGGTTGGTCGCAGCCATGCCAGCGCGCCGGATAGGCCGGGGTCAATCCCAAGGATGCACCCGCCGCCCATTAAACTACCTCGCAATCTGCGGCCAATGTCATGACCAGCCAGCAGGCGCGGACGGCCTCCACATCGGCGCGGTTATAGGCGGCCAACGCGTCATGCTGGCCTTCCTTCCACAGCGCCAGCACGTCGCGCCCATCGCCCCCTTGTTTCGGGTCGGGAATGTTCAGGGCGCGGCACAGCTTGGACAGGCTCACCTTGCCGCCGTATCCCGCGAAAACTTGCATGGTGTCGCCGTAGTCGCGCCCCAGGCGGGCATCGGGCTTGGGCAGCCAGCGCGGGGGATGGATGCGATTTGCCCAGCAGCGGGCGCGCAGGAATCCGCAGTCAAACGGGGCATTGTGGGCGATCAGGAACGGCCGGCGGCTTTCGTGCCAGAATTCGCCGCCATCCATCTCAATCGCGGCGTGGATGGTCGATATGGCGCGCTTGAGAAAGTCGCGTTCCGCCTCATCCAGCCGGCGCACTACGGACACAGCGGGGGAGTCTTCGCCGAAGGCAAACCCGATGGCGCAAAGCTCACCCAGGGCCGGATCAAGCGCTTGCTTGCGCCATGCTTCTTCTACGGCGGCTTCGCCGTGCTCAGCCCACCATGCTTCGATGCTCTCGGGCTTTTTCAGGTTACCGGGGGCTTTCGTCTCGGCGCGGGCGATGGCGCGGGCCTCGTCGCTCTGGCCGGGGATAGTTTCAATGTCGATGGTCAGCATGGCATCCCCTCAAAAGGCAACGTCGCAATCTTCGGGTTCGCTCCTGGCTTGACGGCCTTTCCATTCCGGGCTTGCCTCGATGGCCTCTTGCTGGCGTTTGCTCAGCCGGTCAAAGGCCGGCCAGGTGTCGGGGTCGTCAATATCAAAGATGATCGGATCGGCAACATCAGGCGGCGGGGTCATGCCCTTGGGCAGCGGGGCGATGGATCGGATTTCGGCAAACGTGTTGCCGCTTCTCTCGGCGTGCACGATGTTGAGCAGGCAGGGCGCACCGATCAGGCGGCGCAGGTTGAAACCGGCTAGCTCCTCCGGCGTAAAGGGGCGGCCACGCCACGCCTCAAGGAAGGCGCGCAGGGCGGACTTTGTGTGCACGCTTGCCGTGAAACGGCGGCTCAAGGTGAACGGCGTTCCATCGCTCCGGCGCTCGTCCAGTTGCCATGCAATGGCGATTTTGCGGACGTGCTTACGCTCGCCCTGGAATTCCACGGGTTGGGTGCCAAGGTCGATCACATGACAGCAGCGGGCGGGCAGGCTTCCAGATGGGGGCAGTTCAAAGGTTTGCATATCGGCGGACAAGTTCAGGCTCATGGTTGATGCTCCTTGATGATGTTTTCCTTGTTTGCAGGGTTTACGGTCAGGGCTCAGGCACCACGCGGGCAGGCCGTAGGGCGGTTTGCTCACGGGGTCGGGGGAATCCGGCAAGGCCGGATCATTGAAGGCCAGCCGCAGGGCAGCCCACGGCAGGCACATATTGCGGGCCAGCAGCCCGGTTGAAGCACGGGCAGATGCCTCGGCTTCGGCACGGGGCAGCCCGCCGTCGTGCTCAAGAATGCCGGAGCGTTCCTCGTAGTGCTCCCGCAGCATCTCGGCCCACAGGTAGGCGAGCAGGTCGGGCTTGCGCTCACGGATCACCGGCAGCCAGCGCTTCAGCGCCGCCTTGTTGCCGGTCACCTTGATGGTGCCAGCAGGGGAAAGCGCCAGCCTCACACCGTCAGCTTGCGCCTCGCGGATGATGGTCGCTGGGTTCATACCTCCGCCTCTCCTTCGTCCAGGTCGCCCGCTTCGGGGTCTTCGCACAAGATGCTCAACCCCTCCACAAGATGCTCACCTTTTTTTGTTGAGCACCTTGTGGCATCTTGAGCACCTTGTGGGGGGGCTTCGCACAAGATGCTCATCCCTTCCACAAGATGCTCAACATTTTGGGTTGAGCACCTTGTGGCATCTTGAGCACCTTGTGGCAGATACCACTTCCAAACCGCCCCCTTGCCCCCGAACGCGCCCCCCTCTTTCCTGGCCTCAACCCCCAGCGCTTTCTGCGCCCGGCGGATCGTCGCCCAGGAAAACCCGGCGCCGTCGGCGTCGGTTTTGATCGCCTTGACCGGCAGCGGCCCATCGGCCAGCAGATCGGCAAGAAACCGCTTTGCCTCCTCCAGGGTGCCGCCTTCGTTGTCGGGGTCGGCCTCAGCTTCGGCGAGCAGTTCGCGCGCCGCGCCTTCTATGGCGTTCCCCCACAGCACACCAGATGCAAAGATGCCGGGGTGCGTTTTCAGTTCGGCCTGCTGCAACCCATACTCAAACCCGCCGTCATCAGGCCCATTGTTTGCCTTGGCGCGGCACAAAACCCGAACGGTGCGCCCGTCTTCGCCTTCCTCCTTGCGCTTGGCGGCCACCATCACAATGCGCGCCAGCGCGCCAAAGGCGATTGAGCCGTTCAGGCGTTCCACCGGCTCGCGCCCGGCGGTTCCTTTGGTGAAATGCGTGATGCCCAGCAGCGCGCAGCGGGCAGCCCGTGCAAGATCGGCCAGGGGTTGCAACCCGCGCCTCGTCTCGGCGTTTCGGTGCGAATCGCCGGCCACGGCGGAAACAATGGGGTCTACGATCAGCAGCCGGACGTTTCCAACGTCAGCCAGCTTTCGGCGCAACGGCTCGATGTCGTGCGCCGGGTCAAACGCGCGCCGCTCGCCGCCTTCCAAAACATCGCCCACGAAGAAAACCCGGCTCAGATCAGCGCCCATCAGCGCCAGGCGCGGAATCAAGGTGTCGGCGGGATCGTCTTCGCCGCTCCAGATTGTGACGTTCCCAGGCTCCGCCCGGGTGCCATCCGGCCAACGCCCACCGCTCGTTATCGTTGCGGCCAGTGACAAGGCAATCGTCGTTTTGCCAGTGCCTGGTGCGCCCGCCAGGATGTGCATCTTGCCCGCCGCCAGCCAGCCATGCCACAGCCAGGTTATCGGCTCGGGTTCAATGTCGGACGCCCTGGTCAGGATCACGTCCCGCAGCATGGCGGCTTCGCTCACGGCAGGCCCTACCGGCGGCGCGGCGGCCTCGATGCATGCGCGCACCGCCTCCAGCCCATCCCGGGCGTGCAGGTCGTTGAAGTCGCCACCCTTGCCAAGATCGGCAGGCGGGGCAGCCAAGGGGCAGCGCAGCGCTTGGGCGGCCTTGACCGCTTCGGGATGGGGTCGGCCTTCTTCGCCCAAGTCTGCGGCGACCACAATCTGAACGCCGGGATGATTGGCGCGGATGGTTTCAGCGGCGGCCTTGAGATTCCCAACCGATAGCGCAGCCGCCACCGGCTCGCCCAGGGCGGCGGCGATGCTCAAAGCCGTTGCTATCCCTTCGGCGAGCACTGCCCGGCCAGATGATGGCAGCGGGCCGGTTGCCCAATACCCGACGGCCTTGATGCCACCGGCCAGCGCCGCCTTGCGCCCTTGCTCATCGATCAGTTCCAATGTCGCCGGGTTATGCTCGTGCCCTTTCACCGGCGCAATGAGCAGCACCCCCTCCAGCGTCTCGCCGCGTGCTTGGGGCGCATACCCGGCGTGGCGGGTGAATTCCGTCGCATGCAATGCGCGCAGGGTTACGGTGGGTGCAACGCCCTTGCGCTTCAGATAGGGATGGTCTGGACTGGCAGGGGATGCCGCCTTCCAGATGGCGGCGGCCAAGGCAGCGGCGCGTTTTGCCCGTCTCTGCCGCTCGGCTTCGGCCTCGGCCTTCGCCTTCTCGATGCGGCGGCGGGCTTCGGCTTCCTCTGCCGGGGTCAAGCGGCGGCCCAGATCGGCGCGCCATCCCCCAGAAATGCCGCTCCGCCAGTCGCCGAATGCGCCGGCTGGGATGCCGTCGGCGTGGAGCACATACCAGCCGGCATCGTCGCCGCGCTCGCCGTTGCTTGAAAACCGATGCAATCGCCCATCGGGGATAATCTCACCGGGCGGGGTGATGCCGGCCGATTGCATCGCGGCGGCAAAGTGTGGGAGAATATCGCGCGTTGTTGAGACTTCCGCCGCTTCCTGGTGCCAGCCGGGAGCGGCGTTTTTATTTGGCAGCATGGCGAGCCCTCCTCAGGCTTTCACGCGATTGGCGGCGCGCTCAGCCAGCCATTGCTCTACCTCGGCCAGGCTCCAGCCTACAGCGCGCGCAGACAAAGAGATTGGGCGGGGAAACTTCCCCTGCCTCACAAGTGCGTAAATGCTCGACCGGCTCAAGCCAATGCGCTTGCGCAGCTCAGGCAAACGAAGGATGACGGTTTGCTCCATAGCCATGCTTGGTTCTCCTTGCGAACACAGGGAAATTCCTGCATGGCTCTGGATATTGGGGCCGCAAGGGGGCTTGCGGTCAACATATCGCCCCGCCATGCGGCAAACCCGCATGGAATCAAGGCTTTGGCAGGGGCGTTAGGTGGTGGGCGTTAGGCCTTACGCCTGCGCATCGTGCGCTTTTCTGGCATCAGCAAGGCAGATGCGATTTGCGAGGGCGGTTCCTTTGGCAACAGCTGACGGACTCTCGCTTCCGAGATTCCGAATTTTTTGGCGGCGGCTTTTGTGCCGTGCTCGTCCCGAAAGGCCCGAAGCTCGGCCAGCTTTTCGGGCGTCCATTTCTTTTGCTCTTCGGGATGCGACCCCATGCGCTTCATTTCTTCTGGCAGTTCCCAGGGGTCAGGTAGCGAAGTCGCCCAGGCTACGAAGTCGGCAATCCTCACAAAGATTTTGTGAGGATTATTCTGTGCCTCTTTATCGGGATCATGCTCGCCGGGGGGCGCGGCAGTTTGCACAATGGGCAGCAATCCAACTGCAACATGACGCTTCGCCACGCGCACCCGCTTAATCCATTCCACAATATTCTCGTAGGCGGTTTCTTTCTGCCGGGACGGCAATAGCAGCTCCGTCACGAACAGGAGGCGCGCAACTGGGGATTCGGGATCAACGCCCACAGAGAGGGCGCACAAATCTTCAATGCTCCCCACGACCATGTTGCGCCAATGCGCCCAATCAATATCAAAGATTTTCCACTGTCTGATCCTATCCAGACGGCTTTGCAGATTGTCGTTGCTGTCCATCATTGCGCCCCTTCACGCAAACCCTTGATGTTCGGATGCCGCGCCAGCCGGGTAAGGGTGCCCCGGTTTTCGCCCCGTCGGGCTAGGCGCGGCAAAACTCTGTCAGTATCAGCGCATGGAT
The sequence above is drawn from the Burkholderiales bacterium genome and encodes:
- a CDS encoding ABC transporter ATP-binding protein — encoded protein: MKRRTLGLILVATALVLLPLVLTQIGTAWVRITNLAILFVFLALGLNIVVGMAGLLDLGYVAFYAVGAYTWALLASPHFDLHLPFWVILPLGALFACIAGALLGAPTLRLRGDYLAIVTLGFGEIVRIFMNNLSAPFNITNGPKGITRIDGLKIGGLDFRATDHFLGLDFTGPVKYYYLLLLLLLGVIIVNLRLQDSRIGRAWVAIREDEIAAKAVGINTRNIKLLAFAMGASFGGIAGGMFAAIQGFISPESFVLNESIMILAMVVLGGMGNVWGVIAGALLLSFVPELLRYSVEPLQRAMFGRMLIDPEVLRMLLFGMALVLTMRLRPAGLWPEARHRREMSGADR
- a CDS encoding AlpA family transcriptional regulator, encoding MAMEQTVILRLPELRKRIGLSRSSIYALVRQGKFPRPISLSARAVGWSLAEVEQWLAERAANRVKA
- a CDS encoding diguanylate cyclase, with amino-acid sequence MPINDRIEQYLARSLPFVVGYVDISHFKAYNDVYGFVEGDEMIRMVAELLRRHTHHPDDFVGHIGGDDFIVLWADPDWEKRVAALFGSFATALPAFYRPADWQQGGINAEDRQGNRVFHPVSALTIGAVRVLPGMYDSHRSVAAAATEAKKMAKKLSQRQAAQGILPANVLFVERRRPEKRS
- a CDS encoding branched-chain amino acid ABC transporter permease, yielding MDILLQQLINGLTTGSVYAIVALGYTMVYGVIQLINFAHGEVVMIGAMVAFTVIMALLGANLPPAFIVVCGVIAAIPVCMAIGYLLERLAYRPLRHAPRLAPLITAIGMSIILQHIALLIWGRDPLAFPQIIENTSFTLGGAAISTVQIIIILLAWVLMGGLTWFVYRTKFGVAMRATAEDVRIAALMGIDADRVIAATFVIGAALGAVAGVMVGAYYGIAHYTMGFTLGLKAFSAAVLGGIGNLAGAMLGGVLLGIVEALGTGYISEVSDLCRWPLIGQMLSERCSAEGHLVLFGSNYQDVFAFLVLILVLVFRPSGLLGERVAERA
- a CDS encoding CBS domain-containing protein, which encodes MSWKAAASPWPIARKTSSPTPACARRIWASDIRPTVSCLEAGRRFLTDAGLTAIPVVDDGRRPIGLIARQRFLEDFSRPYRHELFGRRSCGHYVAKGRIVAAQTTIHELTRYFQTLDLTELGCPFVIVDDGGRYVGMGTARLSCAPSSRCSSRRRVMPTP
- a CDS encoding ABC transporter ATP-binding protein — encoded protein: MSALLTVTNLAVHYGGIAAVKGVSFAVEEGEMVCLIGANGAGKTSTLKALARMIPSEGEIHYRHTRLDRLPAHALIRLGLALVPEGRGVFSRLTVAENLLMGAYHRDDQAGIAADLEHVYALLPRLAERRRQLAGTLSGGEQQMLAIGRALMGRPRLLLLDEPSMGLAPMMVEKVFEVIRTIAAEGVTILLVEQNAWLALHTCGRGYVMESGRITLADSAQNLLADPRVRAAYLGE
- a CDS encoding branched-chain amino acid ABC transporter substrate-binding protein, which codes for MHVSAKACLASLAVAVALFGCGRKEEEAAKPAAQPAAPQTLTVKIGHVGPLTGGIAHLGKDNENGARLAVEEANAAGIRLGGAPVRFELVAEDDQADPKIGNTVAQKLVDAKVAGVVGHLNSGTTIPASAIYNQAGIPMISGSATNPALTEQGFKNVFRVVGRDDQQGPAVANYLLATVKPKVAAVIDDATAYGEGLANEVEKTLKAAGVMVLPREKGTDKTVDWKAVLTKIKGKKPDVVFYGGMDATAGPLIKQARELKIEATFGFGDGACTDKMAELAGPAAEGLICSQAGIPVQAAGKKFLDAYKARFNMAPILYSPFTYDATWLLIEAMKQADSPDPAKYLPVLAAIRYDGASGHIEFDEKGDRKDAEMTIFTMKGGKVTPLAIIKGDKSLTLDEYAVRSAAK
- a CDS encoding ABC transporter ATP-binding protein, whose translation is MSVLLEARHVSKRFGGVQALKDISLTIRRGEIYGLIGPNGAGKTTFFNVLTGLYPLDAGEVRFDGRPLNLSSPHRVAAAGIARTFQNIRLFGNMTALENVMVGRHLRTRAGVFGAILRTRAQREEERAIRRRAEELLHYVDLGHRAHDLARHLSYGEQRRLEIARALATEPKLLALDEPAAGMNATETAALRELIAGLREDGVTVLLIEHDVKLVMGLCDRVAVLDYGEKIAEDVPAVVQKDPKVIAAYLGGAA
- a CDS encoding AAA family ATPase; the encoded protein is MLPNKNAAPGWHQEAAEVSTTRDILPHFAAAMQSAGITPPGEIIPDGRLHRFSSNGERGDDAGWYVLHADGIPAGAFGDWRSGISGGWRADLGRRLTPAEEAEARRRIEKAKAEAEAERQRRAKRAAALAAAIWKAASPASPDHPYLKRKGVAPTVTLRALHATEFTRHAGYAPQARGETLEGVLLIAPVKGHEHNPATLELIDEQGRKAALAGGIKAVGYWATGPLPSSGRAVLAEGIATALSIAAALGEPVAAALSVGNLKAAAETIRANHPGVQIVVAADLGEEGRPHPEAVKAAQALRCPLAAPPADLGKGGDFNDLHARDGLEAVRACIEAAAPPVGPAVSEAAMLRDVILTRASDIEPEPITWLWHGWLAAGKMHILAGAPGTGKTTIALSLAATITSGGRWPDGTRAEPGNVTIWSGEDDPADTLIPRLALMGADLSRVFFVGDVLEGGERRAFDPAHDIEPLRRKLADVGNVRLLIVDPIVSAVAGDSHRNAETRRGLQPLADLARAARCALLGITHFTKGTAGREPVERLNGSIAFGALARIVMVAAKRKEEGEDGRTVRVLCRAKANNGPDDGGFEYGLQQAELKTHPGIFASGVLWGNAIEGAARELLAEAEADPDNEGGTLEEAKRFLADLLADGPLPVKAIKTDADGAGFSWATIRRAQKALGVEARKEGGAFGGKGAVWKWYLPQGAQDATRCSTQNVEHLVEGMSILCEAPPQGAQDATRCSTKKGEHLVEGLSILCEDPEAGDLDEGEAEV